Sequence from the Sulfurimonas hongkongensis genome:
CATTTGTTACATTGTAGTCTTGTAGAAGCTTTGAATTTTGAGAGAGTTTGTCTAGTGAGTTAAACGTTAGTCTCCAACCTCTATCTTCGATGCTAAATTTAGCATCAAAGTCATCTGATTTTATACTTGTCTCTTTGACATCATGGTTAATATTGAGCTTCATCATATCTTTTGAATTAAAGATTTCGCCTAAATCATTATTTTTAAAATGGAGTTGTTTTAGATTTATTACGCCTCTATTTTTATCAAAAATATAATATGCACTAAATTTTGCATCTGCTAAATCTTTTATTTTGGCCCTAGAAGACATCACTCTAAATTCCTCTTTATCTAACTCTAATGTAGTGCTCCCAAGTGTGTAGTCTAAACCCTTTGCACTAAATCTTATATTTTCATTTGAGCTTATAATGAGTTTCTTATCATACTCTAGTTTTAATGAAGCGCTTGATTGGTTCATTTTAACTTCATCATTTAAGTCAAATGTCAATAAATCAATATCAAAATCTGCCTTTAAAGGTTTTAATCTTAATTCTCCAGATGCAAAAGCGCTTGATAAGTTTTGTACCTCGATATGAGCAGTAGGAACTTTAGCAATTAGAGTTTCTAGATCAAACAAGACTTTTAAGCCGTCAAGGTCAATAGTCCTATCTTTATAATTCCACTTTGACTTTTCTATCTCTATAGTATCTTGTTTGTTTGAGATAGTATAAGTCGCTTTTAGTGGTTTTTGTTTTAGTTCAAACCCATTAAAAGTAATATCTTGTATATCAAAGTCAATCTTGCCATCACTCTTTTTAGCATCATATGTAACGTCAACTATAGCCGTAGCTATATCTTTATACTTTGCATTCATCTTAGGTATACGAACATCGTAATTATCAAGATAGACTTTTGTGTCAGTTACATCAATATCTAAGCCTAAGTAGTTAAAATTTGCCACATTTACATAAAATATTCCTTTAGCATCTACATCTATCTCGCGAAGCCCTACAGTAATTTTAAGATCAGTTTTGACGCTACCGCTGTTTTGTAGGATTGGAAGCTTTATCTCATAAATACTCAACAGATATAGTAGGTCTTTGTTTACTTTGCCATCGAAATTTAAAAATAGACTAAGAAGTTCTTCTTTTTTAGAAAAGTCTATCTTTAACCAGCTATTTTGTAAGTTAAAACCATATTGATAAGTTTCTTTAGGCCTGATATAGAGGACTCCATCTCTAAACTCTAGTTCAGTTTTTTGTGTAAAAACAGGCTCAAGTTTTTCATGGTAAGTATAGGCAAGCTTAGATGCGCTAGCTTTAACTATGATATTTTTATATGCTTCATTTAATCTTTCATACTCAAGCCAACCAGATGCGCTCTTTATCTCTAGTTTTTCAAAATTGATAGCATCATAAGCCCAATATTTGACCTCTTTGGGCATGTTTATCATCTCCATGGTGTGCTTTAAGCTTTTGATTTTTTCTTTTGCATCGATCTTATAAAAAAGTTTTTTGTTATTAGCTAATGCATAGGCTTTGAAAAAGATATCATTGTTTATGTTTATATTTAGATTAGAGATTAGCTCTTTTTTATCTCCATCAAAAATTAAGTTTCCATTTATGCTTATCTTGTTCTTAAGATGTGAAAATTCTGTAATCTCAGCATTTAAGTAGTTTGATTCATAAAAAAGGGAACTCTTTAGCAAGAACTCTTTTGATGATGCTTTTAGGTATCCATTTGAGCCATTTACATATAAAAATGAAGCATTTATATCATTGAAGCTGATCTTATTAACTTCAAATCGTTCAAACCAATTATCAAAAAGTAGTAGAGATTTTAAAAGTTCGCTAACTCCATCAGCGCTTAGTTTAGTATCGTTTTGCTCTGAATCTTTAGTGATTTTTACCTCTTGAACGCTAATACTTAGTTTTTCATTCCATTTAATGTATAATCTCTCAATTTCAATATTTGGCAGTGAAATGACTTTGATGTAAATGCCATTTTGCAGTAGTATAAATAAAAAAAAGAGCGTTAAAAAAATGAATGATAAAGCACTTATGATTATAAAGTGGATTTTTGAGATAGCATTGATTATTATTTTATCGTTCATGTATTACCTAAATCAGCCAGTGCGTAGCCCTAAAGTGGTCTTTATACCTAAAGGTTCTATAAATCAGATTATAACACAACTGCATGACAATAACTACAATGTATCCAAGCTAGATTCACTTTTACTAAGACTTCTAGGTCATCCTCAAAGTGGCTGGATAAATATGCAAAGTACCTACAACACAAGAGGCGATTTTTTACATAAACTTACAACTGCAAAAGCAGCACTTCAAAATGTAACACTTATACCAGGGGAGACTACACATATTTTCTTAGACGATTTGGCGTTAAAGTTAAAACTAGACAGGAATAAACTTGAGAGTGAATTTCTAGCACAAAGTACAATAGAAGAGGGTGCACTAGTTCCCAACACTTATAGACTACCACTTGGTATAACTGAAAAAGAGTTGATAAGAATACTTTTATATGAGTCAGATAAACAGATGCAAAAGCTTTCAATAAAACTCTTTGGAACATATAATGAAAAAAAATGGTTTCAAATTGTAGCACTTGCATCTGTAATAGAGAAAGAATCGGCTAATATCAAAGAGATGCCACTTGTGAGCTCAGTAATACACAACCGCATAAAAAAAGGTATGAAATTACAGATGGATGGAACTCTAAACTATGGTAAATATTCACACATCAAAATAACTCCACAAAGAATAAGAGAAGATGATAGTATCTACAATACCTATAAGCACAGTGGTATTCCGAGTATCCCTGTTTGTAATGTTAGCTTTGAAGCTATAAGGTCTGCCGTATTTCCTGCTAAGACTTCTTATCTATACTTTATGAAAAACAAGAGCGGTACTCATGATTTTTCACGTAACTATTCTACACATTTAAGCAATATAAAGCGTGTTACTAAATGAAACAAAATAGAAATACACTCAAATCTTTAGACTCGCTTTGAGCAAATTATTTATCTTAGTGTTATGATTGTCCTGTAAGTTTTTGTGGGGTTACTTTTGTGATTATTACAAAAACAAAAAAACATTAAAACCAAGGACAAAAAATGTCAAAAATTATTTGGTCAAAGATTGATGAAGCTCCGGCTTTAGCAACTTATTCGTTACTACCTATAGTAAATGCTTTTGTAAAAGAAGCGGGCGTTGAAGTGGTTACTTCAGATATATCATTAGCAGGTAGAGTTTTAGCAAGTCAAGGTTTAGCAGAGGACAACTTGTCAAAATTGGGAGAGGTTGTGTTACAAGAAGATGGAAATATCATTAAACTTCCAAATATTTCGGCTTCTGTTGGGCAACTAAAAGATTGTATAGCTGAGTTACAATCTCAGGGTTATGACATACCTGACTATCCAGAAAACCCATCAAACGATAAAGAAAGAGAGATTCAGCAAAAATACAGTGTATGCTTAGGCTCTGCTGTTAACCCTGTTCTTCGTGAGGGTAATTCAGATCGTCGCGCAGCAGTAGCTGTTAAAAACTTTGCTAAAAATAATCCACATAGATTAAAGCCTTTTGCAAAAGACTCAAAAGCATATGTGGCTCACATGCAAGGAAAAGGTGATTTTTACGCAAATGAAAAATCTGTAACATCAACTAAAAATCAAAAAGTAACAATAGCACTTAATGGTAAAGAGCTAACTACCATAGATGCACTAGAGGGTGAGGTGTTAGATGGTACATTTATGTCAGTATCTGCTCTTCGTGATTTTTACAAAAAAACGATTCAAGATGCTAAAGATAAGGGGCTTATTTGGTCTCTAC
This genomic interval carries:
- the mltG gene encoding endolytic transglycosylase MltG; the protein is MNDKALMIIKWIFEIALIIILSFMYYLNQPVRSPKVVFIPKGSINQIITQLHDNNYNVSKLDSLLLRLLGHPQSGWINMQSTYNTRGDFLHKLTTAKAALQNVTLIPGETTHIFLDDLALKLKLDRNKLESEFLAQSTIEEGALVPNTYRLPLGITEKELIRILLYESDKQMQKLSIKLFGTYNEKKWFQIVALASVIEKESANIKEMPLVSSVIHNRIKKGMKLQMDGTLNYGKYSHIKITPQRIREDDSIYNTYKHSGIPSIPVCNVSFEAIRSAVFPAKTSYLYFMKNKSGTHDFSRNYSTHLSNIKRVTK